A genomic region of Deinococcus sp. KSM4-11 contains the following coding sequences:
- a CDS encoding ferritin-like domain-containing protein encodes MSQNVSTRRKFLGMTGLMGAGAVLSSCATTIAAAPAKANLDAIIFNFALNLEYLEAAFYLAATGRLAELDAVGGDSSKVILPSGFTGKDGIGVPGMSAGVRAYANETATDEKNHVAVIRAVLSAAAGVNGPVVQPTLDLTNSFLAAGNLASKGAITGFNPFANELFFLHGAFVFEDVGVSAYKGAARLLVDDTAGGNLENAAGILAVEAYHAGMIRTLLYQQKDVVAAAGLTVAQIVQAISDLRDAVDGSSDDDQGITSSVATESNIVLADKNSIAYSRSPRNVANIVFLDTTGAATKGGFFPNGISAQTAGTATVDFSKIL; translated from the coding sequence ATGTCCCAGAACGTTTCTACACGCCGCAAGTTCCTCGGTATGACCGGCCTCATGGGTGCCGGCGCGGTGCTGTCGAGCTGCGCCACCACCATCGCCGCTGCTCCGGCCAAAGCGAACCTGGACGCCATTATCTTCAACTTCGCGCTGAACCTCGAATACCTGGAAGCGGCTTTCTACCTCGCGGCGACCGGCCGCCTCGCTGAACTCGACGCGGTGGGCGGTGACAGCAGCAAGGTGATCCTGCCCAGCGGCTTTACCGGCAAGGACGGCATCGGCGTTCCCGGCATGTCGGCGGGCGTGCGCGCCTACGCCAACGAGACGGCCACCGACGAGAAGAACCATGTCGCCGTGATCCGTGCGGTGCTGTCGGCGGCTGCGGGTGTCAACGGTCCCGTCGTACAGCCCACGCTCGACCTGACCAACTCGTTCCTGGCGGCGGGCAACCTGGCCTCTAAGGGCGCAATCACGGGCTTCAACCCCTTCGCCAACGAACTTTTCTTCCTGCACGGCGCGTTCGTGTTCGAGGATGTGGGCGTCTCGGCGTACAAGGGCGCGGCGCGCCTGCTGGTCGACGACACCGCCGGCGGCAACCTGGAGAACGCGGCGGGCATTCTGGCCGTCGAGGCCTACCACGCCGGCATGATCCGCACCCTGCTGTACCAGCAGAAGGACGTCGTGGCCGCCGCCGGCCTGACCGTCGCCCAGATCGTCCAGGCGATCAGTGACCTGCGCGACGCCGTGGACGGCAGCAGCGACGACGACCAGGGCATCACCTCCAGCGTGGCCACGGAATCCAACATCGTGCTCGCTGACAAGAACTCCATCGCGTACAGCCGCAGCCCCCGCAACGTGGCGAACATCGTGTTCTTGGACACAACCGGCGCGGCCACCAAGGGCGGCTTCTTCCCTAACGGTATCAGCGCCCAGACCGCCGGCACCGCGACCGTCGACTTCAGCAAGATCCTGTAA
- the folE gene encoding GTP cyclohydrolase I FolE yields the protein MRRSSTLTTEPMISAADEKHEVPGLRALTHGWLEAIGEDPEREGLQKTPHRVAKAWGFLTAGYAKSLKDAVGDAVFAADGSEMVIVKDIEFYSMCEHHMLPFYGRAHIAYIPDGQILGLSKFARIVDLYSRRLQVQERITTQIADAVQELLNPRGVAVLMEGVHLCMAMRGVQKQNSSTTTSAMRGLFKDDPRTRAEFMSAVQGTLRSR from the coding sequence ATGAGAAGGAGCTCCACCTTGACCACGGAACCGATGATCAGCGCCGCTGACGAGAAACATGAAGTGCCCGGATTGCGCGCCCTCACCCACGGGTGGCTCGAAGCCATCGGCGAAGACCCGGAACGCGAGGGGCTCCAGAAAACCCCGCATCGCGTGGCGAAAGCCTGGGGGTTCCTGACGGCCGGCTACGCGAAATCCCTGAAGGATGCCGTAGGAGACGCAGTCTTTGCCGCCGACGGCAGCGAGATGGTGATCGTGAAGGACATCGAGTTCTACTCCATGTGCGAGCACCACATGCTGCCCTTTTACGGCCGGGCGCACATCGCGTACATCCCGGACGGCCAGATCCTGGGCCTGAGCAAGTTCGCGCGCATCGTGGACCTGTATTCCCGGCGGCTGCAGGTGCAGGAGCGCATCACGACGCAGATCGCGGACGCCGTTCAGGAGCTTCTGAATCCCAGGGGCGTGGCCGTGCTGATGGAAGGCGTGCACCTGTGCATGGCGATGCGGGGGGTGCAGAAGCAGAACTCCAGCACGACCACCTCGGCCATGCGGGGGCTGTTCAAGGATGACCCCCGAACCCGCGCCGAGTTCATGAGCGCGGTGCAGGGAACACTGCGCAGCCGTTGA
- a CDS encoding twin-arginine translocase TatA/TatE family subunit — protein MPNIGAPELIVILIVALVVFGPRKLPELGKSLGAGLREFRKVTSGVTEEFKTTVAAPSIAPVQAVPATAVTAPTESAPRVS, from the coding sequence ATGCCCAATATTGGTGCCCCGGAACTGATCGTGATCCTGATTGTTGCCCTGGTCGTCTTCGGACCGCGCAAGCTGCCGGAACTCGGCAAGAGCCTCGGCGCGGGCCTGCGCGAGTTCCGCAAGGTCACGAGTGGCGTGACCGAAGAATTCAAGACCACCGTAGCCGCACCGAGCATCGCGCCGGTACAGGCCGTGCCCGCCACAGCGGTGACGGCCCCCACCGAGTCGGCGCCGCGCGTGTCCTGA
- a CDS encoding SDR family oxidoreductase, producing the protein MALFRLDGKRALVTGGSKGIGLAAAAQLRDQGADVTIAARNEATLRSAAETLGIRWVVADVSTPEGVQAAVAAAGEVDILVSNAGGPPPSLPSQVGDEAWQRGFETTFLSTTRLVERVLGGMRERRWGRIIAITSLTVGRPSLSLPISNAMRAAVTNHLRTLSLEVAQDGVTCNTVAPGYTATDRLKALHANPAEAEKLTARIPARRFGQPGEVAAAITFLATEEAAYITGQEILVDGGWSI; encoded by the coding sequence ATGGCACTCTTCAGACTCGACGGGAAACGCGCGCTGGTCACGGGTGGCAGCAAGGGCATCGGGCTGGCTGCCGCCGCGCAACTGCGTGATCAGGGAGCCGACGTGACCATCGCCGCCAGAAACGAAGCCACGCTCCGCAGCGCCGCCGAGACCCTCGGGATCCGCTGGGTGGTCGCGGACGTCAGCACTCCCGAGGGCGTGCAGGCGGCTGTGGCAGCTGCCGGTGAGGTGGACATCCTGGTCAGCAACGCGGGCGGCCCTCCCCCCAGCCTGCCCAGTCAGGTCGGTGACGAGGCCTGGCAGCGCGGCTTCGAGACGACCTTCCTCAGTACCACCCGGCTGGTGGAGCGCGTCCTGGGCGGCATGCGCGAGCGCCGGTGGGGACGGATCATCGCGATCACCAGCCTCACCGTGGGCCGCCCCTCGTTGTCGCTGCCGATCAGCAATGCCATGCGGGCCGCCGTCACGAACCACCTGCGTACCCTCTCGCTGGAGGTCGCGCAGGACGGCGTGACGTGCAACACGGTGGCGCCCGGCTACACGGCCACGGATCGGCTGAAGGCCCTGCACGCCAATCCCGCCGAGGCCGAGAAACTGACGGCGCGCATTCCTGCCCGACGGTTCGGGCAGCCGGGCGAGGTCGCGGCGGCCATCACGTTCCTGGCCACGGAAGAGGCGGCTTACATCACGGGACAGGAGATTCTGGTGGACGGCGGCTGGAGCATCTGA
- the tatC gene encoding twin-arginine translocase subunit TatC — MSQGADLKSAPLFDHLDELRKRLIICVVILVVAMAITFQYRTQLIALIEAPLQGSVNYQSGKVKVVTFNLTDQFLLSLNLSFWAGLALSLPLILGQVWGFIAPGLYPTERRWALPFIIGAGVSFLCGALFGYELVLPAMVKFLLDFGPLDTNLGLYNFIGLMTTFLVSFGLAFELPILAVILTKIGIVNHVMLRKGWRFALVAVMVAAAVITPTPDPGNMLMVAVPLYLLYELGVLLSRVFRLPPPEEAETPILGT, encoded by the coding sequence ATGTCGCAAGGCGCCGACCTCAAGAGCGCACCGCTGTTCGATCACCTGGACGAACTGCGGAAGCGCCTGATCATTTGCGTGGTGATCCTGGTCGTGGCGATGGCCATCACCTTCCAGTACCGCACCCAGCTGATCGCGCTGATCGAAGCTCCGTTGCAAGGCTCAGTGAACTACCAGAGCGGCAAGGTCAAGGTCGTGACCTTCAACCTGACGGATCAGTTCCTGCTGAGCTTGAACCTGTCCTTCTGGGCAGGCCTGGCCCTGTCGCTGCCGCTGATTCTCGGGCAGGTCTGGGGCTTCATCGCGCCAGGACTGTACCCCACCGAGCGGCGTTGGGCGCTGCCCTTCATCATCGGGGCGGGCGTGTCGTTCCTGTGCGGGGCACTGTTCGGCTATGAACTGGTGCTGCCGGCCATGGTGAAATTCCTGCTGGATTTCGGACCGCTGGACACCAACCTTGGCCTGTACAACTTCATTGGCCTGATGACGACCTTCCTGGTGTCCTTTGGCCTGGCCTTCGAATTGCCAATCCTGGCGGTCATCCTGACCAAGATCGGGATCGTGAACCACGTGATGCTGCGCAAGGGCTGGCGTTTCGCACTGGTCGCCGTGATGGTGGCCGCCGCCGTCATCACGCCCACCCCCGATCCCGGAAACATGTTGATGGTCGCCGTGCCCCTGTACCTGCTGTACGAACTGGGGGTGCTCCTGTCGCGCGTGTTCCGCCTGCCTCCGCCGGAGGAAGCCGAGACGCCTATCCTGGGCACCTGA
- a CDS encoding prolipoprotein diacylglyceryl transferase, whose protein sequence is MNPVFLNIGGFTIAWYGVLITLGIVAGVWVGTRMARARGLNVDLFNDMILWMIVWGLVGARLVFVLTSWNQFSGIPFPRVLLDIVNLRAGGISIHGGLIGGILTIIYFARRYRFDFFRYADLAVPGVAFGVIGGRIGNIMNGTDTVGRVTGWPIGFHWPASARAFHEGMCVPNPNPDLDLSKYCQTIGGQVVMTAPVHFTQMYGVIIGIILSVAAYYWLRSRKSGWAFWQFWLWYSILRAGWEETFRLNPLFPKAYLSQGLDKAGIGLFTETHLISIPLIIVSIWMLIRIRTRPDDRSATTGEFLTQDGASAKAPAGA, encoded by the coding sequence ATGAATCCTGTCTTTCTGAACATCGGTGGGTTCACCATCGCCTGGTACGGCGTGCTGATCACGCTCGGCATCGTGGCCGGCGTGTGGGTCGGCACCCGCATGGCCCGCGCGCGCGGCCTGAACGTTGACCTCTTCAACGACATGATCCTGTGGATGATCGTGTGGGGCCTGGTGGGGGCGCGGCTGGTCTTCGTCCTGACGTCCTGGAACCAGTTCTCCGGAATTCCTTTCCCGCGCGTCCTGCTGGATATCGTCAACCTGCGCGCCGGGGGAATCAGCATCCACGGGGGCCTGATCGGCGGCATCCTGACCATCATCTACTTCGCGCGGCGCTACCGTTTCGATTTCTTCCGCTATGCGGATCTGGCGGTGCCGGGAGTGGCCTTCGGCGTGATCGGTGGGCGGATCGGGAACATCATGAACGGCACGGACACCGTGGGCCGCGTGACAGGCTGGCCCATCGGCTTCCACTGGCCGGCCTCCGCGCGAGCTTTCCACGAGGGCATGTGCGTGCCGAATCCCAATCCGGATCTCGACCTGTCGAAGTACTGCCAGACCATCGGCGGGCAGGTCGTGATGACCGCGCCAGTGCACTTCACGCAGATGTACGGCGTGATCATCGGCATCATCCTGTCGGTGGCCGCGTACTACTGGCTGCGGTCGCGCAAGTCCGGCTGGGCCTTCTGGCAGTTCTGGCTGTGGTACTCGATCCTGCGCGCCGGCTGGGAGGAGACCTTCCGCCTGAATCCCCTGTTCCCGAAGGCGTACCTGAGCCAGGGCCTGGACAAGGCCGGGATCGGACTGTTCACAGAAACGCACCTGATCTCGATCCCGCTGATCATCGTGAGCATCTGGATGCTGATCCGCATCCGCACCCGCCCGGACGACCGCTCGGCCACCACGGGTGAGTTCCTGACCCAGGACGGCGCGAGCGCGAAGGCGCCGGCCGGAGCCTGA
- a CDS encoding HD domain-containing protein yields MPHRTLLQRAARKARGYLAKIRRLLRSVRADQAHPDDSWAAARLQPAEWLVYAAMDPRDREHACRVTQALLRDHPYAHPEVVAAALLHDCGKSLRPYRVGERVLVGLIPNRLARVLPPLGALGIRAHHPELGARLLAHAGARPHVARLVARHHHPGGDPDAMLLHEYDDRE; encoded by the coding sequence ATGCCACACCGCACCCTGCTCCAGCGCGCGGCGCGCAAGGCACGGGGCTACCTGGCCAAGATCCGCCGCCTGCTGCGCAGCGTCCGTGCCGACCAGGCCCACCCGGACGACAGCTGGGCCGCCGCCCGACTCCAGCCAGCCGAATGGCTCGTGTACGCGGCAATGGATCCCCGCGACCGCGAGCACGCCTGCCGCGTGACGCAGGCCCTGCTGCGCGACCATCCGTACGCCCATCCGGAGGTCGTGGCCGCCGCGCTGCTCCACGACTGCGGCAAGAGTCTGCGCCCCTACCGCGTGGGCGAGCGCGTGCTGGTCGGACTGATCCCGAACCGGCTGGCCCGCGTCCTGCCGCCCCTCGGGGCGCTCGGGATCAGAGCCCACCACCCGGAACTCGGTGCCCGGCTGCTCGCCCACGCAGGCGCACGTCCCCACGTGGCGCGCCTGGTGGCCCGGCATCACCACCCGGGCGGCGATCCGGACGCCATGCTGCTGCACGAGTACGACGACCGGGAGTAG
- the glmU gene encoding bifunctional UDP-N-acetylglucosamine diphosphorylase/glucosamine-1-phosphate N-acetyltransferase GlmU, producing the protein MNANERPLDVVILAAGQGTRMKSAVPKVLHPVAGRPMVAWAVKAAQEVGARQVVVVTGHGADQVEAALNGSGVMFARQEKQLGTGHAFLCGLDALTDHQGADVLVLYGDTPLLRLETLRALLDDHRERDSAFTILTGELPDASGYGRIIRDRQGNVERIVEHKDASALERTVREFNSGVYLLDSRATDLAHRITNNNASGEYYLTDLLGLYRAQGSEVHAFKLDDPGEVIGANDRTGLAEAEGIIRQRITTDHMRAGVTIHMPETVYIEDTVTLGRDVTLEPGVILRGQTSLADDVTVGAYAVISDSILEAGAVVKPHSVLEGARVGPGSDVGPFARLRPGTVLGVGVHIGNFVETKNAQLAAGVKAGHLAYLGDVTIGEETNVGAGTIVANYDGVNKHRTAVGAGVFIGSNSTLIAPRTVGDAAFIAAGSAVHDDVPEGAMAVARGKQRTIEGWSRRYWGGLREQVNGKLPWLAAWLGKQGD; encoded by the coding sequence ATGAACGCAAACGAACGTCCGCTGGACGTGGTGATCCTGGCCGCCGGGCAGGGCACCCGCATGAAGTCGGCGGTGCCGAAGGTGCTACACCCGGTCGCAGGCCGGCCGATGGTCGCGTGGGCCGTAAAGGCCGCGCAGGAAGTGGGGGCGCGGCAGGTGGTCGTGGTCACCGGGCACGGCGCGGATCAAGTGGAGGCCGCCCTGAACGGCAGTGGCGTGATGTTCGCGCGACAGGAAAAACAGCTCGGCACCGGGCACGCCTTCCTGTGCGGCCTGGACGCCCTGACCGACCACCAGGGCGCGGACGTGCTGGTGCTCTACGGCGATACGCCCCTGCTACGCTTGGAGACCCTGCGCGCCCTGCTGGACGACCATCGAGAACGCGACAGTGCGTTCACGATCCTGACCGGCGAACTGCCCGACGCGAGCGGGTATGGCCGGATCATCCGTGACCGGCAGGGCAACGTGGAACGCATCGTGGAGCACAAGGACGCCTCGGCGCTGGAACGCACCGTGCGGGAATTCAACAGCGGCGTGTACCTGCTGGACTCACGCGCCACGGATCTCGCGCACCGAATTACCAACAATAATGCCAGCGGCGAGTATTACCTGACGGATCTGCTGGGCCTGTACCGCGCCCAGGGGTCCGAGGTGCACGCCTTCAAACTGGACGATCCGGGCGAGGTCATCGGCGCGAACGACCGCACCGGACTGGCCGAGGCCGAGGGCATCATCCGGCAGCGCATCACGACCGATCACATGCGGGCCGGCGTGACCATCCACATGCCGGAGACCGTGTATATCGAAGACACGGTCACGCTCGGGCGGGACGTGACGCTGGAGCCCGGCGTGATCCTGCGCGGCCAGACCAGCCTTGCCGATGACGTGACCGTCGGCGCGTACGCGGTGATCAGCGACAGCATTCTAGAGGCGGGCGCGGTCGTGAAACCACACAGCGTGCTGGAGGGAGCACGGGTGGGACCGGGCAGTGACGTGGGGCCGTTCGCGCGCCTGCGTCCGGGCACGGTGCTCGGCGTGGGCGTGCACATCGGGAACTTCGTGGAAACGAAGAACGCGCAACTCGCGGCCGGTGTGAAGGCCGGACACCTCGCCTACCTGGGCGACGTGACCATCGGTGAGGAAACGAACGTCGGAGCGGGCACCATCGTCGCGAATTACGACGGCGTGAACAAGCACCGCACGGCGGTCGGCGCGGGCGTGTTCATCGGCAGCAACTCGACCCTGATCGCCCCCCGCACGGTGGGGGACGCTGCATTCATCGCCGCCGGGAGCGCGGTGCACGACGATGTACCCGAGGGGGCCATGGCCGTGGCGCGTGGCAAGCAGCGCACCATCGAGGGCTGGTCCCGGCGGTACTGGGGCGGCCTGCGGGAGCAGGTGAACGGCAAACTGCCGTGGCTGGCTGCGTGGCTGGGGAAACAGGGGGACTAA
- a CDS encoding twin-arginine translocase TatA/TatE family subunit: MSLGPLEIILLIVVIALLFGGRKLSELGKGLGQGIREFKKETTDASKPVTDVQSRQLDPVTGAPMADVTAQPVSDRRS, encoded by the coding sequence ATGTCCTTAGGTCCCCTGGAAATCATTCTGCTGATCGTCGTGATTGCCCTGCTCTTCGGGGGCCGCAAACTCTCCGAACTCGGCAAGGGCCTGGGTCAGGGCATCCGCGAGTTCAAGAAGGAAACCACGGACGCGTCCAAGCCCGTGACCGACGTGCAGAGCCGTCAGCTCGACCCGGTCACGGGGGCCCCCATGGCGGACGTGACCGCCCAGCCGGTCAGCGACCGCCGCAGCTGA
- a CDS encoding sigma-70 family RNA polymerase sigma factor: protein MTELGHLHDTPDETLMLMMAGRHEEALRELHRRYARLLYGLGGRMLRQPDDVDSCVQDAFMNAWKHAARFDPSRAKAKTWLVSIAHHRFLQQLRDRPDATLELEDWDEPTAATDPTDAIVAQQAMTALDDSQRHLVELMYYRGYTHSELATITGLPLGTVKSRLRIALEHMRTSLAPGGKEGKDRGT, encoded by the coding sequence ATGACGGAACTCGGCCACCTGCACGACACCCCAGATGAGACGCTGATGCTCATGATGGCTGGCCGTCACGAGGAGGCCCTGCGGGAACTGCACCGCCGCTATGCCCGGCTGCTCTACGGGTTGGGTGGGCGCATGCTCCGGCAACCGGACGACGTGGATTCCTGCGTGCAGGACGCCTTCATGAATGCCTGGAAGCACGCGGCCCGCTTCGATCCCAGCCGCGCCAAGGCCAAGACGTGGCTGGTGAGCATCGCCCACCACCGCTTCCTGCAACAGCTTCGTGATCGGCCGGACGCCACCCTGGAACTCGAAGACTGGGATGAACCGACGGCCGCCACCGACCCCACGGACGCCATCGTGGCCCAACAGGCGATGACCGCCCTGGACGACTCGCAACGGCATCTGGTGGAGTTGATGTACTACCGGGGTTACACGCACTCCGAACTCGCCACGATCACCGGCCTGCCCCTGGGCACAGTAAAATCCCGTCTGCGGATCGCCCTGGAGCACATGAGGACTTCGCTCGCACCCGGCGGAAAGGAGGGGAAAGACCGTGGAACATGA
- a CDS encoding anti-sigma factor domain-containing protein — translation MEHEERLLASALGQLSPAEEAALQEQLKTDPALQQEWQALHETLSSLLDDLDLEQVTIPADAEDRLIARLHVENLSSADTSDIGTSVPLVSGVTPATTPMPVPTAAPDVRNLARRSAWWLVLPLGLAAAVALLFALRPSGDPLERYAHTPGAVSTPVLASGQPLGTLVRLANGRVFVQLNRPADPGRTYQLWQIQAGTPVSLGVFDEAGLLTAALPPHATIAVSVEPAGGSPQPTTKPLFAQSV, via the coding sequence GTGGAACATGAAGAACGCCTGCTCGCCAGCGCCCTCGGCCAGCTTTCCCCGGCCGAAGAGGCAGCGCTGCAGGAACAGCTGAAGACGGATCCAGCTCTGCAACAGGAATGGCAGGCGTTGCACGAGACCCTCAGCTCCCTGCTCGATGACCTTGATTTAGAGCAGGTGACGATTCCGGCGGACGCCGAGGATCGCCTGATCGCGCGGTTGCACGTTGAGAATCTCAGCAGCGCGGATACCAGCGACATAGGCACGTCTGTCCCCCTCGTTTCAGGGGTCACGCCGGCCACGACGCCGATGCCCGTTCCCACTGCTGCGCCGGATGTGCGTAACCTGGCCCGTCGGTCTGCGTGGTGGCTGGTGCTGCCCCTGGGCCTCGCGGCAGCGGTCGCTCTGCTCTTTGCCCTCCGTCCGTCCGGTGATCCTCTGGAGCGGTACGCGCATACTCCCGGTGCTGTCAGCACCCCTGTCCTGGCCAGCGGTCAGCCGCTCGGCACCCTCGTGCGCCTTGCCAACGGCCGTGTGTTCGTGCAGCTGAATCGGCCTGCCGATCCCGGCCGAACCTACCAGCTGTGGCAGATTCAGGCGGGGACTCCGGTTTCCCTTGGCGTGTTCGACGAGGCGGGCCTGCTCACGGCCGCCCTGCCGCCCCATGCGACCATTGCGGTCAGTGTCGAACCGGCTGGTGGAAGCCCGCAACCCACCACGAAGCCGCTGTTTGCCCAGTCCGTATAG
- the glpX gene encoding class II fructose-bisphosphatase, with protein sequence MTSTRPPGGKDSQSFEHALVLETARVTEGAALAASRYLGLGDKNAVDGAGTEAMRGLLNSLDIRGTVVIGEGEMDEAPMLYIGEQVGHGQYEVDIAVDPVEGTEVTAKGLPNGLAVIALSERGGLMHAPDCYMDKLIVPPPAAGRVNLDWPVEANLNVIAQSLDREVDDLMITILDRERHVDLIRRVRATGARVKLIGDGDVVAGLAVGVRGTGVHALMGSGGAPEGVLSAAACKCLGAEIQGRFLAEDDAMRARFREMGVDEHRVYKTADLAPGAQMVFSATGITYGELLNGVRRFAGGARTHTLVMGYATRVVRFIDSVHLEDDKARVTIRI encoded by the coding sequence ATGACGAGCACGCGGCCGCCCGGTGGGAAGGACTCACAGAGTTTCGAGCATGCGCTGGTGCTAGAGACCGCGCGCGTCACGGAGGGGGCTGCCCTGGCCGCCAGCCGCTACCTGGGTCTGGGCGACAAGAACGCCGTGGACGGCGCGGGCACCGAGGCCATGCGCGGCCTGCTGAACTCCCTGGATATCCGGGGCACCGTCGTGATCGGCGAGGGCGAGATGGATGAGGCCCCCATGCTGTACATCGGGGAGCAGGTCGGCCACGGGCAGTACGAGGTGGACATCGCCGTGGATCCGGTCGAGGGCACTGAGGTGACCGCCAAGGGTCTGCCGAACGGGCTGGCCGTGATCGCCCTGTCGGAACGCGGCGGCCTGATGCACGCTCCGGACTGCTACATGGACAAGCTGATCGTGCCGCCCCCGGCCGCCGGGCGCGTGAACCTGGACTGGCCGGTCGAGGCGAACCTGAACGTGATCGCGCAGAGCCTCGACCGGGAAGTGGACGACCTCATGATCACGATTCTGGATCGGGAACGGCACGTCGACCTGATCCGCCGCGTGCGCGCCACCGGTGCCCGCGTGAAGCTGATCGGCGACGGCGACGTGGTCGCAGGCCTCGCCGTGGGCGTGCGCGGCACGGGCGTGCACGCCCTGATGGGCTCGGGCGGAGCGCCGGAAGGCGTGCTGTCGGCCGCCGCGTGCAAGTGCCTGGGCGCGGAGATCCAGGGCCGCTTCCTGGCCGAGGACGACGCCATGCGCGCGCGCTTCCGCGAGATGGGCGTGGACGAACACCGCGTGTACAAGACGGCCGATCTGGCCCCCGGCGCACAGATGGTGTTCAGCGCGACCGGGATCACGTACGGGGAACTGCTGAACGGCGTGCGGCGCTTCGCGGGCGGGGCCCGGACGCACACGCTGGTGATGGGCTACGCCACCCGAGTGGTGCGCTTCATCGACTCGGTGCACCTGGAGGACGACAAGGCCCGCGTCACCATCCGGATCTGA